In Juglans regia cultivar Chandler chromosome 13, Walnut 2.0, whole genome shotgun sequence, the DNA window aaaaaaaaaaatcaaacgaaCTGAGCCGGTATGAGCAATGATGAAGCATCGCcaatcaaaatgcaaaatataaatatgaaaatacaaatataaataaaaactcagtTGGTGGGCTTTGTGAGCTGTCTGTCACGCCGTGATAAAGGGCCTTGAATGGgaaatattgctatttttttttttatatatatgtttgaaagaGATAATAATTACAGCTAAACTTTGGCAATGAGTGAACATCATTATCTGGATCTACGTGTCTTCTCTAAATTTATTTAggacacatgaaaaaaaaaaaaaaaaaactgatggaAAAAGAAAGGGTTGTTAGTTTGCTTACAATCCAATCAAGACCTCATAACGGCTTTACCCCTGTTAATGCTTAATTCCTATTAAGGGCCGCCAAAAGTCGCACAACAGGCCGAGAGATGAAGAGCCATTCCTGATCAGCTGCTACGATTCGATTCGAGCTGCAGGTTTCGTTTgaagttaaattcatttcaatttattattataatttttttaaattttaatataaaatataataaataatttaatttttttaaatttttaaataataataataataaataataatattttatcatcttaactcaattcaattcagtttaacattcaaacgcatCTAATTTGTGTGGTTTGAAGCCTTCAATGACTGTCTAATATGGATATACTATATCTATATGTACATCcataacaataaatatgagataataataaaaaaaatatgtagataTACAAATTTATATAGTTCAGTATAATATTTACGTGCACAGATTGTTTGAGATaagtaaatttattataatataattgttttatagTCTCTcgtgatcttttatttttactatacaatTAAAGTCTGAGTtatatttcttaaaagaaatattttttcaaagctCTCAACGCGAAATTGAAGAAACCAAAATAgcagtttgaactttgaagtccatctttttcttctacCCATTTCCTTCTTTACGTCACATGTTTCCATCCTTTATGTCATATATCTTATTAAcgcccttttatttttttcaacaattttcccTCATTTACtcatctctctcttcccttgTGAAGAGAACTCCATCCTTAGATTGAGCTTGGAAGCCTGGAAGGCCATATCGGGcatgagatattttattcttgaagtttaaatattaatacataatagtaataattttaactttatattttatatgaaataaaatagttttagatgagtttaataaaatattattttttaatattattattttaaaattttaaaaattaaattatttattatatttaatatgaaaattttaaaaaaattataataataaaaatgaaacgaGATAAACTAACTCTGCATCGAAATAGGGCTAAATTATCGGCAGTTGTTGCAGCTCGAGAAAGAATCATAAAGCACGACAATCATGACAGGAGGAAATGAACAAAGTTCCTGAAACAATCATCGTGGTAATGGAGGACAGCTACAATTTTAGGTGGGCCCAGAGCCCAAACCAGCGTAGAGAGAAAGCTAAAGCTACGGATGGGCCATGTTGGTTTAACGGTCATATCGATAGCATGAATGATGTTTACTGGCTAGCCTCCGCCTGTTGGCCCATTTCTTTCAAAAGCTCAAAATGACCtccaccgccaccaccaccgcCACCATCCGCCACTGATTGAGTTGAATTTATTATcatcagatttcttttcaactCACGTCACGCAAAAACTAAAAAGCTTGTGAAAGAATTACCAAACAGAAACAGCTAGATGCGTTTAAAGCAGATCTGAAACACAAAGCCAATTACAAGGcaacaatttttattattttttttatgacaataACGTACGTAGCGGACATCGTAATCGAAATGCCGAATGATCATTGTTATCAGCTAGCGGCATGCATCATGTGTTATTCTGTGATTGGTTGTTGTGCACCAAACTGAGCTTATGGTATGGAGTtaatacataacatattttcatgGTGTTGTAGATTTCAAAACATTGACTTGTTGAATTTTAGTTCATAATAACGTATAACTTAAATAAGGAGCCAGAAAGCCAGGCTGCTACGTATCTGCTAGAGCAATTAAGAGGGAATGTGGTGTGGGGtcctttctttcacttttccttCAAGTTTGGGTTGCCCACAAAATTTTTGTTACTTTAGGCTACAGCGTTGGAagcaatatttttaatttcgtaccgtaccggctggtacagttgaaatttttcgtttcgaccgtccggccggtacaggtactagatatatactgtaccggccgtttcggcctaaatttcggcctgtatcggcctgtaccggcctatatttcggccggtaccggccgatatttcgacctgtgttttttttttttttttttcgttttttcaaactacaagtttattttttgaccctcaatttagattagactatttataatttatatgtatgtatgtatttatatataatttatttatatataaactattattttagaatataattgttatatatatttatatatataatttattcatatatcgactatcccgaaacgatacacgaaacggtaccggtatcgaaatatttcgttccagtgtcttgaccggtacgccatccggtacggtattcaaaacattggttggAAGCTCTAGAAGCCAGTACACTCTCCGCAACCAAAGACTTCACTTCAATTGCCGAACCAAAaaattccctttttttttttttttgttttgtttttgtgtgtgttatttatttgaagttttggtAGAGCTATGGGCCATCTAAAGTGAGCGGAGCCGGACCATCACACATTGGATCTTCGAAATGGTTGTTGGATGGTCATCAAAATTCATAACCTATCCTTATTCCTTAGCCCCAATACAGACAGATAAACATATATCGGCCCAAACACGAGAAACTTCATCCATGACCTAGCTGGCCTACACTCCCCTCCTTTATTCATCTGTTTATCCTTCCCTCCACGCCAATTATTTCCGTAAAATCACGTCTACGCAACAAAATCAACGTTTATAATACGTTTTagtttaattactatattagaTTGTTCGTCGCAGAAAAACAAGCAAAACGAAAATATATGAGACAAAAAGGACAGGATATTTCCGTAATTATGTTGATCTGGAAAAGCTAAGAATTTGTACACCAGAGGATTTAGGGGGGTTTTACAGACTTGTCTAGTatcctttccctctctctctctgtgtgtctGAGTCACGCTCTATCCCGTCACTGAGCAAACGAAATGGCGACCTCTCTTGGGTTCTTCTCGACCTTTATCTCCGGCAAAACTGCGTGGCTGACGGCCAAACACTCATCCGCCTATTCCGTCATCCTCGCCCATCCCCACAGGGTTTCAGCTCACCCGCGCATGGTGCGCATGGTGACCTCCGCCACCGTTTCAAACGAAGCCCAAGAAAAGCGCGCCCCCCGAGGCATTATGAAGCCGCGGCGTATCTCTCTGGAGATGCAAGCCCTCGTTGGAGTCCCCGAGATTTCTCGCACCCAAGCTCTCAAGCAGATTTGGGCCCACATTAAGGAACACAATCTTCAGGTCTGAATcgtaaattttagtttttcctttttattcctCTATTATTTCGAAAGTAATAGTTTTTTTAACCCCTTGTGTGTTTGAAGTGGATTTTACTTATTGGGGTTTTTAGACAGGGTTTATGTTTGGATACATACGGCTTTGTTGGTGCGAATGGAATGTGGGTTATGTTTTTCTATCAGCGTGCCTCGTATGATTTGAAATGGTCTGCGTTTATGTGGTTTTTCATGGGGTTCTACGGTTCTGCAGTGAGTTGAACATTGGATTTGTTGTTGGTTGTGGTGATGCTAATAAATGCGATTTATTTGTGGATTTCGTATTTTGGGGTTTTAGATGGGTTTATGTGTCTGGATAAGGCTCTGTTTGGGCAGATGAAAGAAGGCTAGGCAACAGTGGTTGTGCCTCAAATTGTCTAGTACTTAGTATGCTGTTTGTTAAACCGTAGTGTGTGTTTGATGTGGGCTTtggttttttgttatttatttatttatttttgggttttacaCGAGTCTCCATTGTTGAATAACTGCTGTGTGTAAATGAAATCTAGGCTTTGGTGCTACtctgatttttcttcttaataTCTTCAAGTGCTTGTTGATTTTTGCAACTCTTTACTGTGGTTGACGCTGGTTTCTGTTTGTTGGGGTTTAGTTGGGTATTTATATCTAGATAAGGCTGCGTTGGATTTGAAAGTTGGGGTATGTCACtgtaaaatcaccacttgtctcaaaagttaAGTTGATggaaagaggtagattttattatttgtattatattcagCCAATAACATGGTGTTATTTTTCTAACTTATAGAGTAAGTAACACTTTGTGTGTTGAAACCATTTGGCAGGTTTGGTTTGGTTATGCGGTTTTATAAGTTGGACAAATGTAGTGTCTTTTGCTAAAGTTTACCTCTTGGGTTTTCATatgtgcattttgtttttgctgTAATCTGCATAGACTATGGCGGTGGACAAAATATAGGTTTCACTCTATTAGTTTTCAGGAAAAGTGTGTCAATTGTAGTGGAAAGAAAGATGCAacatttttatatcaattttctGTGCTTCCATGTGTGGATAACTTGTGTTCTTGTTGATGAAATGTGCATTTTGCAAGTATCTCACTTTCTGTGAGTGCTTTTTGAGTTGTGTGGCAAAGATCTAAATCCTCATCCTCCCAGGCCAATAAGTTAGTCTTGAAGTAGCTCTCAAGTCAAATGCATTTAATAATCGAAGGTCAGATGTGTCTTGTTTCATTCCTTCTGTCAATAGATTTTATAACCGTAGCACTTCGTCACTGTAGACAACTTCAATTAAGAAATACTTCAGACCAAGATATTGTTGGTTCCATTTTGGTGATAGATTTACTATTTCTatgcttaaaatttttttccccCTTGTTTTTTGTTCTATCACGCACTTTAGTTTTCTTGGGTTGTCTGTTACTTGAGTCTTCTTGCATCAATGTGGATTTATAACATGTCATGTCAACTGTGCCATGTCTGTGTTAAGTACCCCTAATTTGTTTTCCTGATTTggtttctttgttttcattattCTAGGACCCGGAGAACAAGAAGATCATAATTTGCGATGAGAAGCTGAAGAAgatatttggagggagagatcAGATTGGGTTTCTCGAGATTGCAGGGTTGATTAGTCCTCACTTTCTTAAGTGAACCAAGGATGCAAGAGAACCAAGATGAACTTGGTGGAAGTGTTATGAAGCTAATCGTTTGTGCTTGACGCCTGTGATTTGGTTGATGATAATTAAAGACAGCTACGTTTTGCAACTCAGTAGTGTTATCTTAGTCTTAGGAGTATTCGGCAGCCTTAAATTCCAGGTTCTTAGAAATGTAGGCTTCGACTGCAATATCGGCTATGGCGgctagtttttgttttgttccacATCTTAGATTTTGGTGGAACCGCGTATCAATTAATCGTGTTTTGTCAAATGTTCCCATGCTATGTTCCCCATGCCTACATAAATCTTCTTGTTCTGCTCAATTTAATCTTGGATTTATTGTATGAGAATCCTTCCCGGACGATCTAAATATGCCCACACGTAGAATAAAATAGTGTATTATTTCCTACTTTTGGAGTTCGAAAGCGAAACGTGACCAATATATATGGGCCCTGAACAGAAAGAAAATCGGTGAATTGTCATCAATTACTCTTTCTGATTTCTAAGACTGGCGACGATTTTGAAGGTTCTCTCCCTTtggaaaaacagaaagaaacaGTTTCGTTGAGAGGAACTCCAGACCAGAATTGCCACAGAAGCATTTTTGTTACTAGTAAGGCCTGAATCAACTGTTTTGCACTGTTTTCTCTTTAGGAGGGATTAAGATACTTCAAGTTCGGATGCCTCAAAATGATAGAGAAGTAAGTAAagtctaattaattttcaacttaAGGCCCTGAATCATTTTTCGTTTTAATTTACGAGACTTTCTTCATTCGTCGGAAAGAATTAATGGCTTGACATAATAAATATCGCAGTAATTTCATTGCCAAGGCAAAAATATATCGAATAAAACACAGCATGACTTTCCAAAAATGACTCCGAATGAAAGCAATCTAAAATTC includes these proteins:
- the LOC108996408 gene encoding uncharacterized protein LOC108996408 — translated: MATSLGFFSTFISGKTAWLTAKHSSAYSVILAHPHRVSAHPRMVRMVTSATVSNEAQEKRAPRGIMKPRRISLEMQALVGVPEISRTQALKQIWAHIKEHNLQDPENKKIIICDEKLKKIFGGRDQIGFLEIAGLISPHFLK